One part of the Anaerolineales bacterium genome encodes these proteins:
- a CDS encoding MFS transporter, translating to MTATASAPAPGQPQSMRTFYTIWLGQLVSLLGSGLTGFALGVYVYQETTSITAFAMSILAFTLPGVLFSPVAGALVDRFPRRWMMILSDTGAGLTTLAILTLILTDNLQIWHIYAANFVASLFNTFQWPAYSAATTMLVPQAQLGRASGMVQMADAIAQLAAPAIAGALFVTWGMPNIIMIDIITFLFAVGTLLYVRIPEPVRTAEESANKPSIMASIRAGFTYIRNRPGLFRLLMYFAGINLFFSMLQPLWTPLLLDLGTPAQAGIVGSIVGGGMLVGTFVMSAWGGPKRRVYGVIGSGIWMGAMLLLLLLQASVTLIAVAGFLSMLVLPIMNGSSQALWQSKTEPDLQGRVFSVRRMLAQFTAPIAILLSGPLVDRVFGPALLPGGALADTLIGELVGVGPGRGMALFFAVIGLLVLAISILALSSPRLRNVQDEIPDVIIKSQSEEETLKEALGTS from the coding sequence ATGACCGCAACTGCATCCGCCCCGGCTCCTGGGCAACCGCAAAGCATGCGCACCTTCTACACCATCTGGCTTGGCCAACTGGTCTCGCTGCTCGGCTCCGGCCTCACCGGCTTCGCCTTGGGCGTATATGTCTACCAGGAGACCACCTCCATCACCGCCTTCGCCATGAGCATCCTGGCCTTCACCCTGCCCGGCGTGCTGTTCTCGCCGGTGGCCGGCGCCTTGGTGGACCGCTTCCCGCGCCGCTGGATGATGATTCTCAGCGATACCGGCGCCGGGCTGACCACCCTGGCCATCCTAACCCTCATCCTGACCGACAACCTGCAGATCTGGCACATTTATGCCGCCAATTTTGTAGCCTCGCTGTTCAACACCTTCCAGTGGCCGGCCTACTCCGCCGCCACCACCATGCTGGTGCCGCAGGCCCAGCTGGGCCGCGCCAGCGGCATGGTGCAAATGGCGGATGCCATTGCCCAACTGGCCGCACCCGCCATCGCCGGCGCCCTGTTCGTCACCTGGGGCATGCCCAACATCATCATGATCGATATCATCACCTTCCTGTTCGCGGTTGGCACCCTGCTCTACGTCCGCATCCCTGAGCCTGTACGCACCGCTGAAGAATCGGCCAACAAGCCATCCATCATGGCCAGCATCCGCGCCGGCTTCACCTATATTCGCAACCGGCCCGGCCTGTTCCGTCTGCTGATGTACTTTGCCGGGATCAATCTCTTCTTCTCCATGCTCCAGCCCTTATGGACACCGCTACTGCTTGATCTGGGTACACCGGCCCAGGCTGGCATCGTCGGCTCGATTGTGGGCGGCGGCATGCTGGTGGGCACTTTTGTGATGAGCGCATGGGGCGGCCCCAAACGCCGCGTGTATGGCGTCATTGGTTCGGGCATCTGGATGGGCGCTATGCTGCTGCTGCTGTTGCTACAAGCCAGCGTGACCCTGATCGCAGTGGCAGGCTTTCTCTCCATGCTGGTGCTGCCTATCATGAACGGCAGCAGCCAGGCGCTGTGGCAAAGCAAAACCGAGCCTGATCTGCAGGGCCGCGTGTTCTCTGTGCGGCGCATGCTGGCCCAGTTCACCGCGCCCATCGCCATCCTGCTCTCCGGCCCGTTGGTGGACCGCGTGTTCGGCCCGGCCCTGCTGCCCGGCGGCGCGCTGGCCGATACGCTCATCGGTGAACTGGTCGGCGTTGGCCCCGGTCGCGGCATGGCCCTGTTCTTTGCCGTCATCGGCCTGCTGGTGCTGGCAATCTCCATCCTCGCCCTGAGCAGCCCGCGCCTGCGCAACGTGCAAGACGAGATCCCTGATGTGATCATCAAGAGCCAGAGCGAAGAAGAAACGCTAAAAGAAGCGCTAGGAACGAGCTAG